From the genome of bacterium:
ACGGGCTTCGGTCACCCACCTCACCAACTCGGCGGGCGTGCTATACGGTGCTCCTCACTCGTCGCACCAGCACCCCTCTCCCCTCAAGGGCGAGGGAAGAAAAAACTTGACAAAAAATTTTTTTGTGATACAGTAAAAATGCAATCAGGCTAATATTGTTTCAAAGGGAGGGATTTTGTGTGTTTTTTTGCCTTCATTTTGTGTTTTCTCCCGGCCTGTTTAGAATAGAAAAAAGAAAAAGGAGGGAAAGAAAATGCAGAAGAGAGGATTTACTTTGATTGAGTTGCTGGTTGTGGTAGCAATCATTGCGATTTTAGCAGCAATGTTGCTACCAGCACTTTCCCAGGCGAGGGAGAGAGCAAGAGCAGCCACCTGCATAAGCAACTTAAAGCAGGTCGGTGTTGCACTTGAGATGTATGCCAATGACTACAGTGGCATCATCGCGTTGGTGGATGAGAATGGTAAGACTACTCCTGCGGGTCAGTGGCAAGGAATGTGGAGAGAATGGAGTGTATTTTTGATGATGGGAAATTACATCCCTCTTCAACAGCGAAGGGTATTCTACTGTCCGTCAAGAAGACCTGACCCATCAGGAACAAAGGGTTCTGTAATACCTACAACAAACCCAGAATTAAAAACATACGGTATAGGGCTGGATGTTCCGCAGTC
Proteins encoded in this window:
- a CDS encoding DUF1559 domain-containing protein; translation: MLLPALSQARERARAATCISNLKQVGVALEMYANDYSGIIALVDENGKTTPAGQWQGMWREWSVFLMMGNYIPLQQRRVFYCPSRRPDPSGTKGSVIPTTNPELKTYGIGLDVPQSWCMGKYVLDDSLEPWSIYLKKDRIPKPSSYVMVADTGAVGSITTYGALGEAMYFVRDWNNYGQETAIFTLHTGVANILFADWHVEAVNTSKLPSYGVNHYVNASGSYIKL